A region of Massilia sp. KIM DNA encodes the following proteins:
- a CDS encoding efflux transporter outer membrane subunit — MLFAPCAALLLAACGMAPQPAPPSSLELPHGWRTPASAPSQAVDRDWWRAFGDPALDTLVRRALDNNGDLRIARARLEEYAARVRVAESALLPALNLSFAPTRARAIGPLGQPVEVTSLVGSVQASYELDLFGRVAETARAARFEAESQEAALDAAALAVAASTASGYLNLLGLDAQLALARETLASRQRSYALARHQFEVGYSSRLEMSQAEAELHATAGAVPQLERAIAQQEQALSLLLGASPGPIARGAGLAALRLPAPEPGLPSELLRRRPDIAQAERLVAAADAGLAAARDQLLPAVRLSASVGAEGSSLARLLRSPVELWSIGGSVLAPLFDAGRLRAQAEIAATARDRAVFTYENVVRTAFAETENALAAMRWLDQQLQEAEARRVAAAEVLRVAHRRYANGYASYLEELDAQRNAFSAETNVLQLRASLLAAHVDLYRALGGGWAPAP, encoded by the coding sequence ATGCTATTCGCGCCCTGCGCGGCGCTGCTGCTGGCCGCTTGCGGCATGGCGCCGCAGCCGGCGCCGCCTTCCTCGCTGGAGCTGCCCCACGGCTGGCGCACGCCGGCCAGCGCGCCCTCGCAGGCGGTGGACCGCGACTGGTGGCGGGCCTTCGGCGACCCGGCCCTCGACACCCTGGTGCGGCGCGCGCTCGACAACAACGGCGACCTCAGGATCGCGCGCGCGCGCCTAGAGGAATACGCGGCGCGCGTGCGGGTGGCCGAGAGCGCCCTCCTGCCGGCACTGAACCTGTCCTTCGCGCCGACCCGCGCGCGCGCCATCGGCCCGCTGGGCCAGCCGGTGGAAGTGACCTCGCTGGTCGGCAGCGTCCAGGCCAGCTATGAGCTCGACCTGTTCGGGCGCGTGGCCGAGACGGCGCGCGCGGCGCGCTTCGAGGCCGAGTCGCAGGAGGCGGCCCTGGACGCCGCGGCGCTGGCGGTGGCCGCCAGCACGGCTTCCGGCTACCTGAACCTGCTCGGCCTGGACGCGCAGCTGGCGCTGGCGCGCGAGACCCTGGCCTCGCGCCAGCGCTCCTATGCGCTGGCGCGCCACCAGTTCGAGGTCGGCTACAGCTCGCGCCTGGAGATGTCGCAGGCCGAGGCCGAGCTGCATGCCACCGCCGGCGCCGTGCCCCAACTGGAGCGCGCCATCGCCCAGCAGGAGCAGGCCCTGAGCCTGCTGCTGGGGGCGAGTCCCGGCCCGATCGCGCGCGGGGCCGGCCTCGCCGCGCTGCGCCTGCCGGCGCCGGAGCCGGGGCTGCCCTCGGAACTCCTGCGCCGCCGGCCCGACATCGCCCAGGCCGAGCGCCTGGTGGCGGCGGCGGACGCTGGCCTGGCCGCCGCGCGCGACCAGCTGCTGCCGGCGGTCCGCCTCAGCGCCTCGGTGGGAGCGGAGGGTTCCAGCCTGGCGCGCCTGCTGCGCTCTCCGGTGGAATTGTGGAGCATCGGCGGCAGCGTGCTGGCGCCGCTGTTCGACGCCGGCCGCCTGCGCGCCCAGGCCGAGATCGCGGCCACTGCCCGCGACCGCGCCGTGTTCACCTACGAGAACGTGGTGCGCACGGCCTTCGCCGAGACCGAGAACGCGCTGGCCGCCATGCGCTGGCTCGACCAGCAATTGCAGGAGGCCGAGGCGCGGCGGGTCGCGGCGGCCGAAGTGCTGCGGGTGGCCCACAGGCGCTACGCCAACGGCTACGCCTCCTATCTGGAAGAGCTGGACGCCCAGCGCAACGCCTTCAGCGCCGAGACCAATGTGCTGCAACTGCGCGCCAGCCTGCTGGCGGCCCACGTCGACCTGTACCGCGCGCTGGGCGGGGGCTGGGCGCCCGCGCCCTGA
- a CDS encoding tRNA-uridine aminocarboxypropyltransferase, which translates to MNPSASKRPLCATCLRAAAACICHWIAPVEARAALLVLQHPLETRNAKNSARLLHLSVTGSVLAVGESFALEELDALLYANGRRPVLLYPDTSGDSRLPAPPAWEEGPAAGLRLVVLDATWRKSRKMLHLNPALQRLPRLALREVAPSAYRIRKAHAPDQLSSLEAAALALGQLEGDAARFQPLFAAFDGFVEQQAAYDPRLSGT; encoded by the coding sequence ATGAACCCGTCCGCTTCCAAACGTCCCCTCTGTGCCACCTGCCTGCGCGCCGCCGCGGCCTGCATCTGCCACTGGATCGCGCCGGTCGAGGCCCGCGCCGCGCTGCTGGTGCTCCAGCATCCGCTGGAGACGCGCAACGCCAAGAACAGCGCGCGCCTGCTGCACCTGAGCGTGACGGGCAGTGTGCTGGCGGTGGGCGAAAGCTTCGCGCTGGAGGAGCTCGATGCGCTGCTGTACGCAAACGGGCGCAGGCCCGTGTTGCTGTATCCCGACACCTCGGGCGACTCCCGGCTGCCGGCGCCGCCGGCCTGGGAGGAGGGGCCGGCCGCCGGCCTGCGCCTGGTGGTGCTGGACGCGACCTGGCGCAAGAGCCGCAAGATGCTGCACCTGAACCCGGCGCTGCAGCGCCTGCCGCGCCTGGCCTTGCGTGAGGTCGCGCCATCCGCTTACCGGATCCGCAAGGCCCACGCCCCGGATCAGCTGTCGAGCCTGGAGGCGGCCGCCCTGGCGCTGGGGCAGCTGGAAGGGGACGCGGCGCGCTTCCAGCCCCTGTTCGCCGCCTTCGACGGGTTTGTGGAACAACAAGCCGCCTACGATCCGCGCCTGAGCGGCACTTGA
- a CDS encoding PA0069 family radical SAM protein, translating to MRPAVLEPKPPIRREPVDEQPLLGPLPPVARKGRGAVSNIQGRYELNGRERFDDGWEHEDDELPAFRTVVTDEYAKSILTRNTSPDIPFNVSLNPYRGCEHGCIYCFARPTHSYLGLSPGLDFESRLFAKVNAADLLRRELARPGYVPEHIAIGVNTDAYQPCERDKKLTRQVLEVLSECRHPVGLISKSALIERDIDLLAPMAAQDLACAAVTITTLDPQIARTLEPRAAAPARRLRTIRTLAEAGIPVSVSVAPIIPFVTEPEIERILEAAFEAGASGAHYVVLRLPHEVNPLFQEWLQAHFPDRAQRVMNRIREMRGGKDYDSDFSRRMHGEGVWADLIRQRFHKTVERLRMTELRGRFGRLDSSQFRRPVVVPPSAGKQCGNATGQLDLF from the coding sequence ATGAGGCCAGCCGTGCTTGAACCGAAACCTCCGATCCGCCGCGAGCCCGTGGACGAGCAGCCCCTGCTCGGTCCGCTGCCCCCGGTCGCCCGCAAGGGCAGGGGAGCGGTGTCCAACATCCAGGGCCGCTACGAGCTGAATGGCCGCGAGCGCTTCGACGATGGCTGGGAGCACGAGGACGACGAGCTTCCGGCCTTCCGCACCGTCGTCACCGACGAATACGCCAAGAGCATCCTCACGCGCAACACCTCGCCGGACATTCCCTTCAATGTCTCGCTGAATCCCTACCGGGGTTGCGAGCACGGCTGCATCTATTGCTTTGCGCGGCCCACGCACAGCTACCTCGGCCTGTCCCCGGGGCTGGACTTTGAAAGCCGCCTGTTCGCCAAGGTCAACGCGGCCGACCTGCTGCGGCGCGAGCTGGCCAGGCCAGGCTATGTGCCCGAGCACATCGCCATCGGCGTCAACACCGACGCCTACCAGCCCTGCGAACGCGACAAGAAACTCACCCGCCAGGTGCTGGAAGTGCTGTCCGAATGCCGGCATCCGGTCGGGCTGATCAGCAAGTCCGCGCTGATCGAACGCGACATCGACCTGCTGGCGCCCATGGCCGCGCAAGACCTGGCCTGCGCGGCGGTCACCATCACCACGCTCGACCCGCAGATCGCGCGCACGCTGGAGCCGCGCGCGGCGGCGCCGGCGCGGCGCCTGCGCACCATCCGCACCCTGGCCGAGGCCGGCATTCCCGTGAGCGTGAGCGTCGCGCCCATCATTCCCTTCGTCACCGAGCCGGAAATCGAACGCATTCTGGAGGCGGCTTTCGAGGCGGGCGCCAGCGGGGCCCACTACGTGGTGCTGCGGCTGCCCCACGAGGTCAATCCGCTGTTCCAGGAATGGCTGCAGGCCCATTTCCCCGACCGGGCCCAGCGGGTCATGAACCGCATCCGCGAGATGCGTGGCGGCAAGGACTACGACAGCGATTTTTCGCGCCGGATGCACGGGGAGGGCGTCTGGGCCGACCTGATCCGCCAGCGCTTCCACAAGACAGTGGAACGCCTGCGCATGACCGAGCTGCGCGGACGTTTCGGACGGCTCGACAGTTCCCAGTTCCGGCGGCCGGTCGTGGTGCCGCCTTCGGCGGGCAAGCAGTGCGGCAACGCGACCGGGCAGCTGGACTTGTTCTAG
- a CDS encoding 2-hydroxyacid dehydrogenase, with translation MRTAVFSARRYDRTMLAKANEAAGHELRFVEDRLSLETAALAEGCEAVCVFVNDNADAQVLALLAAQGTRLLATRSTGYNHIDTGAAARLGIAVVRVTDYSPYSVAEFAVGLLLAVNRKIARASARTRDGNFDLDGLMGIDLHGKTVGLIGTGKIGAIFARIMAGFGCTILGHDPFRNPAFEDAGGRYVTVDELLSCSDVVSLHCPLTEQTRHIVNAATLAKAKRGSILVNTSRGGLVDTEAAIEALKTGQLGGLAIDVYEQEANLFFQDLSSTIICDDVIQRLVSFPNVIVTGHQAFFTVEAIGQIMQTTIASITAFERGEPLANRVPEA, from the coding sequence ATGAGGACTGCGGTATTCAGCGCGCGGCGCTACGACAGGACGATGCTGGCCAAGGCCAACGAGGCCGCCGGCCATGAGCTGCGTTTTGTGGAGGACCGCCTGAGCCTGGAAACCGCCGCGCTGGCGGAAGGCTGCGAAGCGGTGTGCGTGTTCGTCAACGACAATGCCGACGCGCAAGTGCTGGCCCTGCTGGCGGCCCAGGGCACGCGCCTGCTGGCGACCCGCTCGACCGGCTACAACCACATCGACACCGGCGCGGCCGCCCGCCTTGGCATCGCCGTGGTACGCGTCACCGACTATTCGCCGTATTCGGTGGCCGAGTTCGCCGTCGGCCTGCTGCTGGCCGTGAACCGCAAAATCGCGCGCGCCAGCGCCCGTACCCGCGACGGCAATTTCGACCTCGACGGCCTGATGGGCATCGACCTGCACGGCAAGACCGTTGGCCTGATCGGTACCGGCAAGATCGGGGCGATCTTCGCGCGCATCATGGCCGGGTTCGGCTGCACCATCCTCGGCCACGATCCCTTCCGCAATCCCGCGTTCGAGGATGCCGGCGGCCGCTACGTGACGGTGGACGAACTGCTCTCGTGCAGCGACGTGGTGTCGCTGCACTGCCCGCTGACCGAGCAGACCCGGCACATCGTGAACGCGGCCACGCTCGCCAAGGCCAAGCGCGGCAGCATCCTGGTCAACACCAGCCGTGGCGGCCTGGTGGATACCGAGGCCGCCATCGAGGCGCTCAAGACCGGCCAGCTCGGCGGCCTGGCCATCGACGTCTACGAGCAGGAGGCCAATCTGTTCTTCCAGGACCTGTCCTCGACCATCATCTGCGACGACGTGATCCAGCGCCTGGTCTCTTTCCCGAACGTGATCGTAACCGGCCACCAGGCCTTCTTCACTGTCGAGGCCATCGGGCAGATCATGCAGACCACCATCGCCAGCATCACGGCCTTCGAGCGCGGTGAGCCGCTGGCCAACCGCGTGCCGGAGGCCTAG